GCCACCTCGGCAAGTTCAAGAGCCTGAAGAAGAGAAAGCCGGAGCTCATCATAGGCGTCGGCGGTTGCGTAGCGCAGCAGGAAGGTGAGCAGCTCCTGCGCAAGGCGCCCTTCGTGAACCTGGTCTTCGGCACCCACAACCTGCAGCTTCTTCCGGAGATGGTGCGCGCCGCTGCCGCGGGAAAGAGGCGCATCGAGACTACCTTCATCGACAACGAGGAACGCTTCGACCTCTTCCCCATAACGGGAGCGGAGGAGGGGGGCGTCACCCGCTTCGTCACCGTCATGCAGGGGTGCGACAACTTCTGCTCGTACTGCATCGTGCCGTACGTGCGCGGGCGGGAGATCAGCAGGAAAGCGGAGAAGGTTGTGCAGGAGATAGCGCAGCTTGCCGCCGCGGGGGTGACCGAGGTGACTCTCCTGGGGCAAAACGTGAACTCGTACGACCTGAAGAGTCCCGGCGAGCCTGATTTCCCCGAACTTCTGCACATGGTGGCGCAGATCGAGGGGATAAAGCGGCTGCGCTTCACCACGTCGCACCCGAAGGATATCTCGGAGCGGCTGATCTCCTGCTTTGCGGAGATCCCGAAGCTCGCGCCGCACATCCATCTCCCGGCCCAGTCGGGGAGCGACCGGATACTGGCCGCCATGAACCGCGGCTACACGAGGGCCCAGTACCTGGAGAAGATTGCGGCGCTAAAGAGCGCCTGCCCCGGGATCCAGATCACCGGAGACATCATCGTCGGCTTTCCGGGCGAGGACGAAGCTGCTTTCGAGGATACCCTCTCGCTGGTGGAGGAGGTGCAGTACGCGGACCTCTTTTCCTTCATCTACTCGCCGCGCCCCGGCACAAAGGCGGCGGAGCTCCCGGACGACGCGAGGCGTGCGGAGAAGCAGCCCCGTCTGGAGCGGCTGCAGGAGCGGCAGCGGCAGGTGACGCTGGGCAGGAACCAGAGCATGGTAGGAACGGTGCAGCAGGTTCTCGTCGAGGGGCCGAGCACCTCCGGCGAGGAGCTTTTCGGGCGCACCGGCGGGAACCGCGGCACGATCATGATGGGGGAGCGCTCCCTCGCCGGCCGCGTCGTCGACGTCCGCATCATCGAGGGGCTGCAGACACTTCTCAGGGGGGAGATCATCAATGCCTGATAGCAGAGTGGGTGACGATACTTTTCTCGAGATGCAGGTGTACGGCTTTGCGCTCGACGCCATCGCCCAGATGCCGGTGATAATCCTCAAGGACGCCAGCGGCGAGCACACCGTCCCCGTCTGGGTGAACGCCGCAGAGTCTGTCGCGTTTGCCGCAGAGTTTGTCGGCAGGGAAATCTCCGTCCGCAGCGGTAGAAAGGACCTCTTCACCTCTCTTCTCGAGCGGCTGGAGATGAAGATCGTCATGATTGCCATCGACGCCCTCAACGACGGGCTTTTCAGCGCATCGGTGCGCATGGAGACGACCGGCGGAGAGGAGCTCTGCCTCGACCTTCACGTCAGCGAGGCGATGCTTCTCTCCCTCAAATACCGGCTGCCGGTAATGGTAAAGCGGGAGATTCTCGGAAACATCGCCACCCTCGACATGAACGAGGAAGATTTCGCGAAAGAGAACAACGCCCGCCGCTTCGTCGACTTCCTCGACCAGCTCGACCCCTCTACCATGGGGAAGTATCCGATGTAGCGGATGTTGCAGTGCTTCGAACGACGGCTCACAGAGTCGCTTCAGGCGCAAAGAAGTATTTGAAATGAAATGTGGTTGAGGCTACGGTTAGTGATGAGGCTGCTGCGACTCTCATCTCGGCCTCGACCGATTAGATGGAGGTCTTGCCATGCGTGAAGCATCATTCGAATTCCTGAAAGCGCTCGTGCAGGCGCCGAGCCCTTCCGGCTACGAGCAGCCTGCCCAGCGCGTCTTTCGCGCCTACATCGAGCAGTACTCGCAGGTCGCCACCGATGTCATGGGGAATGTCTTCGGGCTGATCCAGGGGGAAGGGGAGCGCCGGCCCCGCGTCATGCTCGTCGGGCACAGCGACGAGATCGGCCTGCAGGTGCGCTACATCGACGACAACGGTTTCCTCTACTTCGGCGCCATCGGCGGCGTCGACTCCCAGATCACCCAGGGGCAGCGGGTTCAGGTTCATGGCGCGAAGGGGAGCGTGAACGGCGTCATCGGGAAGAAGCCGATCCACCTCATCGAGGCGAAGGACCGCGACAACGTGGTGAAGCTCGACGCGCAGTACATCGATATCGGCGCGGGAAACAAGAAAGAGGCGGAGGAGCTGGTGCGCGTGGGGGATCCGGTGACGATCGCGGTGGGGCTGGATCGCCTGGCAGGCGATCGCGTCGTCTCCCGCGGCTTCGACGACAAGGCCGGGAGCTTCGTGGTGGCCGAGGTGCTGCGCAGGGTCGCGGCGCTGGAGAAGCCGCTGGCGGTAGATCTCTACGGCGTCTCCTCCGTCCAGGAGGAGGTCGGACTGCGCGGCGGCACGACCAGCAGCTACTCGGTGAATCCGGACATCGGGATCTGCGTGGAGGTCGACTTTGCCACGGACCAGCCGGACGTGGACAAAAAGCTGCAGGGTGACGTGGGGATCGGGAAGGGGCCGATCCTGCCGAGGGGTGCCAACATCAACCCCGCCCTCTTTGACCTCTTGAGCCACAGTGCCGTGGAGGAGGGGATCCCGGTGCAGTACACCGGCGTTCCGCGGGCGACCGGCACGGATGCAAATGTCATGCAGATCTCACGAAACGGCGTCGCTACGGCTCTCGTGAAGATTCCGCTGCGCTACATGCACACCCCGGTGGAGCTCCTTTCGCTCCAGGACCTGGAGAACGCGGTCAGCCTCATCGTAGCCGCGCTCACCAGGATCAGCGACAAGGAAGTCTTCGTTCCCGCCTAGGGTCTGGCGGTTGCGCCGCCTGCGCGTTAAAAGGACAGCATAAAGCTGTAGCGCAACAACTCGCCCCTCCTTCCCTCCCTTCCGATGCGGGGAGGGAGGGGGGTACGGCCGAAGACAGCTCACCCTGCCGTTTTTGAGTAAACATAAAATCCTCCCATTGCGACCGTTTCACCCAATGATTTGAAGCATTTTTAACTCCTTTTTGATTGACTTGGGGGGCCGCGTGTACTAGATTTTTCGGTTAATATTCGTTCCCTGCAACAAGAAAAAGGAGTTTCCATGTTAGAAAGCAACCTCCCCGAAGGCCTTACCTTTGATGACGTCCTGCTCCTTCCGGCTCACTCGCAGATTCTCCCCCGAGATGTTGATCTCTCCACCAACCTGACCCGCAACATCCCGTTGAATATCCCGCTTCTGAGCGCAGCCATGGACACCGTCACGGAGTCGAGGGCAGCCATCTGCATGGCCCGCGAGGGGGGGCTCGGCTTCATCCACAAGAACTTCACCATTGCAGAGCAGGCGATGGAAGTCGACAAGGTGAAAAAGAGCGAGTCCGGCATGATCGTCGACCCGATCACCATGCGCCCCAACCAGCGCATCCGCGAGGCGCTCGAGATCATGGCGAAGTACCGCATCTCCGGCGTGCCTATCACGAAGGCGAACGGCAAGCTCGTCGGCATCCTCACCAACCGCGACCTCCGCTTCGAGACGAACCTCGATCTCCTCATTTCCGACCGCATGACGAAGAAAAACCTGGTCACCGTTCCGGTAGGGACGACGCTTGAGCAGGCAAAGGAACATCTGAAGCACACCCGCGTGGAGAAGCTCCTGGTGGTGGACGACGAGAAGAACCTGAAGGGGCTTATCACCATCAAGGACATCGAGAAGGTGAAGAAGTATCCGAACTCCTGCAAGGATGCGCTCGGCCGCCTGAGAGTCGGCGCAGCCGTCGGCCCGACCCCCGATGTGGAGGCCCGCATCGACGCCCTCATGCGCGCAGGGGTGGACGTCATCGCCATCGATACCGCGCACGGCCATTCCCAGGGGGTGCTCGACACCATCAGGCGCATCAAGTCGACC
The DNA window shown above is from Geomonas sp. RF6 and carries:
- the miaB gene encoding tRNA (N6-isopentenyl adenosine(37)-C2)-methylthiotransferase MiaB codes for the protein MKQEKLLYLETFGCQMNVSDSEKIVALLKGIGYGETSEAAQADLILLNTCSIRATAENRMYGHLGKFKSLKKRKPELIIGVGGCVAQQEGEQLLRKAPFVNLVFGTHNLQLLPEMVRAAAAGKRRIETTFIDNEERFDLFPITGAEEGGVTRFVTVMQGCDNFCSYCIVPYVRGREISRKAEKVVQEIAQLAAAGVTEVTLLGQNVNSYDLKSPGEPDFPELLHMVAQIEGIKRLRFTTSHPKDISERLISCFAEIPKLAPHIHLPAQSGSDRILAAMNRGYTRAQYLEKIAALKSACPGIQITGDIIVGFPGEDEAAFEDTLSLVEEVQYADLFSFIYSPRPGTKAAELPDDARRAEKQPRLERLQERQRQVTLGRNQSMVGTVQQVLVEGPSTSGEELFGRTGGNRGTIMMGERSLAGRVVDVRIIEGLQTLLRGEIINA
- a CDS encoding bifunctional nuclease family protein, with the protein product MPDSRVGDDTFLEMQVYGFALDAIAQMPVIILKDASGEHTVPVWVNAAESVAFAAEFVGREISVRSGRKDLFTSLLERLEMKIVMIAIDALNDGLFSASVRMETTGGEELCLDLHVSEAMLLSLKYRLPVMVKREILGNIATLDMNEEDFAKENNARRFVDFLDQLDPSTMGKYPM
- a CDS encoding M42 family metallopeptidase encodes the protein MREASFEFLKALVQAPSPSGYEQPAQRVFRAYIEQYSQVATDVMGNVFGLIQGEGERRPRVMLVGHSDEIGLQVRYIDDNGFLYFGAIGGVDSQITQGQRVQVHGAKGSVNGVIGKKPIHLIEAKDRDNVVKLDAQYIDIGAGNKKEAEELVRVGDPVTIAVGLDRLAGDRVVSRGFDDKAGSFVVAEVLRRVAALEKPLAVDLYGVSSVQEEVGLRGGTTSSYSVNPDIGICVEVDFATDQPDVDKKLQGDVGIGKGPILPRGANINPALFDLLSHSAVEEGIPVQYTGVPRATGTDANVMQISRNGVATALVKIPLRYMHTPVELLSLQDLENAVSLIVAALTRISDKEVFVPA
- the guaB gene encoding IMP dehydrogenase encodes the protein MLESNLPEGLTFDDVLLLPAHSQILPRDVDLSTNLTRNIPLNIPLLSAAMDTVTESRAAICMAREGGLGFIHKNFTIAEQAMEVDKVKKSESGMIVDPITMRPNQRIREALEIMAKYRISGVPITKANGKLVGILTNRDLRFETNLDLLISDRMTKKNLVTVPVGTTLEQAKEHLKHTRVEKLLVVDDEKNLKGLITIKDIEKVKKYPNSCKDALGRLRVGAAVGPTPDVEARIDALMRAGVDVIAIDTAHGHSQGVLDTIRRIKSTFPTIELVAGNIATADAAEALIAAGVDAIKVGIGPGSICTTRVVAGIGVPQITAIAECSKVAKKHGIPLIADGGIKYSGDITKAVAAGADVLMIGSLFAGTEESPGDTILYQGRAYKSYRGMGSIGAMKQGSKDRYFQSDVESDVKLVPEGIEGMVPLRGPLSSSVHQLMGGLRAGMGYTGCRTVADLQQNGRFIRITGAGLKESHVHDVMITKEAPNYQVEK